One segment of Parvularculales bacterium DNA contains the following:
- a CDS encoding VOC family protein has protein sequence MTSAIIPTMRYHDAPKMIEWLCTAFGFIKHFVVEDGNGGIAHAQLTFGNSMVMLGSSRNDAAGELQATPQTLGGTTQSAYIIVDDVDGVCEQARKTGAEITAEPRDEEYGGRAFSCRDPEGHLWHFGSYDPWKK, from the coding sequence TGCGCTACCATGATGCGCCAAAAATGATCGAATGGCTTTGCACGGCATTCGGGTTCATTAAGCACTTTGTAGTTGAAGATGGTAATGGCGGTATTGCTCATGCCCAGCTGACGTTTGGAAATAGTATGGTGATGCTCGGCAGCTCAAGAAATGATGCCGCAGGTGAATTGCAGGCAACACCGCAAACGTTGGGAGGGACAACGCAGAGTGCCTACATTATTGTTGATGATGTCGATGGTGTTTGTGAGCAGGCCAGAAAGACGGGAGCCGAAATCACTGCCGAACCCAGAGACGAAGAGTATGGCGGACGGGCTTTTTCCTGCCGTGACCCTGAAGGACATCTCTGGCATTTTGGCAGTTACGACCCCTGGAAAAAGTGA